From the genome of Leptolyngbya subtilissima AS-A7, one region includes:
- a CDS encoding acyl-CoA dehydrogenase family protein has translation MPLLTSPQLEIQANAHPIDAWVDTLVDEFAATAVERDRQGGTAQAERDRLRQSNLLKLVIPAQYGGLGADWETAMRITRRFAQVDSSIAHLFSYQHLGVVAPHVFGNPEQAAHYYSQTAQHNWFWCNGFNPLDRRVILTPDGAGFRINGTKSFCSGSVDSDVIPLSTVQEGVEGFRIAIVPTQREGVEVQGDWNNMGQRQTDSGSIRFNNVWVDADEILAPPAGNEVFRTFRSCLTQITFTNVYLGVMQGAFEAARSYTRNQTRAWPGSKVESATEDPYILQHYGEMAIALEAATLLADRATALVQAAWEKGYALTAEERGECAVAIATAKAFVTQNGLALVNKIFDVMGTRATSADYGFDRYWRNLRTFTLHDPVDYKIRAVGNWALNRELPTPDFYG, from the coding sequence ATGCCGCTGCTCACCTCACCTCAGCTCGAAATTCAAGCTAACGCTCACCCTATCGATGCTTGGGTTGACACCCTGGTCGATGAATTTGCCGCCACGGCGGTAGAGCGCGATCGCCAGGGGGGCACGGCCCAGGCAGAGCGCGATCGCCTGCGCCAGAGCAATCTGCTGAAGCTGGTGATCCCAGCCCAGTATGGCGGCCTCGGGGCAGATTGGGAAACAGCTATGCGTATTACCCGCCGCTTTGCCCAGGTGGATAGCTCTATTGCCCACCTGTTTTCATACCAGCATTTGGGGGTAGTGGCGCCCCACGTGTTTGGCAACCCCGAGCAGGCGGCTCACTACTATAGCCAAACCGCCCAGCACAACTGGTTTTGGTGCAACGGTTTCAACCCGCTCGATCGCCGAGTCATTCTCACTCCCGATGGCGCGGGCTTTCGCATCAATGGCACCAAGAGCTTTTGCTCGGGCTCCGTCGATTCCGATGTGATTCCGCTCAGCACGGTGCAGGAGGGTGTAGAGGGCTTTCGGATTGCCATCGTGCCCACCCAGCGCGAAGGCGTTGAAGTGCAGGGCGACTGGAACAACATGGGACAGCGGCAAACCGACAGCGGCAGCATTCGTTTTAACAACGTGTGGGTGGACGCCGATGAAATTTTGGCGCCCCCCGCAGGCAATGAGGTGTTTCGCACCTTTCGCTCCTGCCTCACCCAAATCACCTTCACCAACGTCTACCTGGGGGTGATGCAGGGGGCCTTTGAGGCAGCGCGATCGTACACCCGCAATCAGACGCGAGCTTGGCCAGGGTCTAAGGTCGAATCAGCGACTGAAGATCCCTACATCCTGCAACACTACGGCGAAATGGCGATCGCCCTCGAAGCCGCCACCCTGCTCGCCGATCGCGCCACCGCGTTAGTGCAGGCCGCCTGGGAAAAGGGCTATGCCCTCACCGCCGAAGAGCGGGGCGAATGCGCCGTGGCCATTGCCACCGCCAAAGCCTTTGTCACTCAAAACGGCCTGGCCCTGGTCAACAAAATTTTTGATGTCATGGGCACCCGCGCCACCTCTGCCGACTACGGCTTTGACCGCTACTGGCGCAACCTCCGCACCTTTACCCTGCACGACCCAGTCGATTACAAAATTCGCGCGGTGGGCAATTGGGCGCTCAACCGGGAGCTGCCCACCCCCGATTTTTACGGCTAG
- the ssuE gene encoding NADPH-dependent FMN reductase, with amino-acid sequence MTKVVAIAGSPSHPSRSYSVLEEAQKILQGQGVELEILLVRDLPAAELLHARFDSEVINAATAQVVAADAVIISTPVYKAAYTGILKAFLDLLPQKALVGKPVLPIATGGTLAHLLAIDYALNPVLGVLGATHILQGVYLVDTQFQRLETGGIKFHDPELRARLQSSIEGLVRSLPAVLTAV; translated from the coding sequence ATGACAAAAGTTGTTGCGATCGCCGGTAGCCCCTCCCACCCTTCTCGCTCCTACTCGGTGTTAGAGGAGGCCCAAAAGATTTTGCAGGGTCAGGGGGTTGAGCTAGAAATTTTGCTGGTGCGCGACCTGCCCGCCGCTGAGCTGCTGCACGCCAGGTTTGACAGCGAGGTGATCAATGCCGCTACCGCCCAGGTGGTCGCCGCCGATGCCGTGATTATTTCGACCCCGGTCTACAAGGCGGCCTACACCGGCATTCTCAAGGCCTTTCTCGATCTGCTGCCCCAGAAGGCGCTGGTGGGCAAGCCGGTTTTGCCGATCGCCACTGGGGGAACTTTGGCGCACCTGCTCGCGATTGATTACGCCCTCAACCCGGTGCTGGGGGTGCTCGGGGCCACCCACATTCTCCAGGGCGTGTATCTGGTCGACACGCAGTTTCAGCGGCTAGAGACGGGCGGCATTAAGTTTCACGACCCCGAGCTAAGAGCGCGCCTGCAAAGTTCGATAGAGGGGTTGGTGCGATCGCTCCCCGCCGTGCTTACGGCCGTTTAG
- a CDS encoding ABC transporter ATP-binding protein — MLYIENVHKQFDNGLLALEGIDLAIKPGEVVSLVGTSGCGKSTLLRIVAGLDFPTLGAALIDGEVITAPHPKVGLIFQEARLMPWLTVAENIQFGLKDLPRLEQQWRTAQVLQKVHLTNFAEALPRQLSGGMAQRVAIARALVTQPSILLLDEPFSALDAFTRTQLQDHLLDIWAEDHPTLLLVTHDVEEALVLSDRIIVLRPHPGRIHRELAIELPRPRRRTSLEFQRLKEQLIGELDLTPELDLVEL; from the coding sequence ATGCTTTACATCGAGAACGTCCATAAGCAATTCGACAACGGCCTACTGGCCCTAGAGGGCATTGATCTAGCGATCAAACCGGGGGAAGTGGTCAGCCTGGTGGGCACCAGTGGGTGCGGCAAGAGCACGCTGCTGCGCATTGTCGCGGGGCTAGATTTTCCCACCCTGGGGGCGGCGTTGATCGACGGGGAGGTCATTACCGCTCCGCACCCAAAGGTGGGGCTGATTTTCCAAGAGGCTCGGCTGATGCCCTGGCTGACGGTGGCCGAGAATATTCAGTTTGGCCTCAAAGATTTGCCCCGGCTAGAGCAACAGTGGCGCACCGCGCAGGTGTTGCAGAAAGTACATCTAACCAATTTTGCCGAGGCCCTGCCGCGACAGCTTTCGGGAGGGATGGCGCAGCGGGTAGCGATCGCCCGCGCCCTGGTCACCCAGCCCAGCATTCTGCTGCTCGACGAACCCTTCAGCGCTCTCGATGCCTTTACCCGCACCCAGCTGCAAGACCACCTGCTGGATATCTGGGCGGAAGACCATCCCACCCTGCTGCTGGTCACCCACGACGTCGAAGAGGCGCTGGTGCTGAGCGATCGCATCATCGTGCTGCGGCCCCACCCGGGTCGCATCCACCGCGAGCTGGCGATCGAGCTGCCCCGCCCCCGTCGTCGCACCAGCCTGGAGTTTCAGCGGTTGAAGGAGCAGCTGATTGGGGAGCTAGATCTGACGCCGGAGCTGGATTTAGTGGAGCTGTGA
- a CDS encoding ABC transporter permease: MSSLSLRRPTKQRSAIPRSLQGWLLPIALVVAWELLSRLGLVAPNLLPAPTTVLQTILTMARSGELLRHVGITLYRVVLGFGIGTLVATVLGALTGYSRTAHAYLDPLLQALRNIPSIAWVPLFILWLGIYESSKVMLIAVGVFFPVYLNLMSGIQGVDRKLVEVGKIYRLSQLQLVRRVFLPATLPAYLVGLRNGLGLGWMFVVAAELMGASQGLGYLLIDGQTTGRPAVIIASIVLFALLGKLTDSGLSAVSQRLLYWQDSYGARG, from the coding sequence ATGTCCTCCCTCTCCCTCCGTCGCCCGACCAAACAGCGCTCCGCCATTCCCCGCTCTCTCCAAGGCTGGCTACTGCCGATCGCACTGGTAGTCGCTTGGGAACTGCTCTCTCGGCTCGGGCTAGTGGCCCCCAACCTGCTGCCTGCCCCCACGACAGTGTTGCAGACCATTTTGACGATGGCCCGCAGTGGCGAGCTGCTGCGCCACGTAGGCATCACCCTCTACCGAGTCGTGCTCGGGTTTGGCATTGGCACCTTGGTGGCGACGGTGCTGGGGGCACTGACGGGCTACTCCCGCACGGCCCATGCCTATTTAGATCCGCTGTTGCAGGCCCTGCGCAACATCCCCTCGATCGCCTGGGTGCCGCTGTTCATTCTCTGGCTGGGCATCTACGAAAGCTCGAAGGTGATGCTGATTGCGGTGGGGGTGTTCTTTCCGGTTTACCTCAACCTGATGAGCGGCATTCAGGGAGTCGATCGCAAGCTGGTAGAAGTCGGCAAAATCTATCGCCTCAGCCAGCTACAGCTCGTTCGCCGAGTGTTTCTCCCTGCCACGCTGCCGGCTTATTTAGTCGGGCTCCGCAACGGGCTGGGGCTGGGCTGGATGTTTGTCGTTGCCGCCGAACTCATGGGAGCCAGCCAAGGACTGGGCTACCTGCTAATCGACGGCCAAACCACCGGTCGCCCCGCAGTGATCATCGCCAGCATTGTGCTGTTTGCGCTGCTAGGAAAACTAACCGATTCAGGACTGTCGGCGGTCAGTCAGCGCCTGCTGTACTGGCAGGATTCCTACGGAGCAAGAGGATGA
- a CDS encoding ABC transporter ATP-binding protein yields MAFSSRTTSPVTTQSPSLSQDVVVALRDINLHFGHGAQRVEALRNINLDLIAGDFVCVLGSSGCGKTSLLRVLAGYQPPTAGAVYIGGKSHSAPTAEVGVVFQRPNLLPWLSIADNVGFGPKMQGEPDFTLRQRVAYYLDLVGLTEASQRLPHQLSGGMQQRAAIARTLAATPRVVLMDEPFGALDALTRESMQMHLHKIWQQTQKTIFFITHDVEEAMILATRIVVMHAHPGRIVQQISNPFRDVLKSMSISDLRTMPEFIRLRQRLVSAIHSVEGG; encoded by the coding sequence ATGGCGTTTTCTAGCCGCACCACCAGCCCAGTTACTACTCAAAGCCCGTCTTTGTCTCAAGATGTCGTCGTGGCCCTGCGAGATATTAACCTGCATTTTGGTCATGGGGCTCAGCGGGTCGAGGCCCTGCGAAACATTAATCTCGACCTCATTGCTGGGGATTTTGTCTGCGTGCTGGGGTCATCGGGCTGCGGCAAAACCTCGCTGCTGCGGGTGCTGGCGGGCTATCAGCCCCCCACTGCCGGGGCGGTTTATATCGGCGGCAAATCTCACAGTGCCCCCACTGCCGAAGTGGGAGTTGTGTTTCAGCGACCCAACCTGCTGCCCTGGCTCTCCATTGCCGACAACGTGGGCTTTGGCCCTAAAATGCAGGGCGAACCCGACTTCACTCTCAGACAGCGAGTTGCCTACTATCTTGACTTGGTGGGACTCACCGAGGCCAGCCAGCGTCTGCCCCACCAGCTATCTGGAGGTATGCAGCAGCGAGCCGCGATCGCCCGCACCCTAGCTGCTACTCCCCGCGTTGTGCTTATGGATGAGCCCTTCGGTGCCCTCGACGCCCTCACCCGCGAATCGATGCAGATGCACCTGCACAAAATCTGGCAGCAGACTCAAAAAACCATCTTTTTCATTACTCACGATGTCGAAGAAGCCATGATTTTGGCTACCCGCATCGTCGTGATGCATGCCCACCCCGGCCGCATCGTCCAGCAAATTTCCAACCCCTTCCGCGACGTGCTCAAATCCATGAGCATTAGCGACTTGCGCACCATGCCGGAGTTTATCCGCCTACGGCAGCGACTCGTGTCGGCGATTCACTCGGTGGAAGGTGGGTAG
- a CDS encoding ABC transporter substrate-binding protein: MPLRRRHFLYSLAGVSLPLIAASCAPTTTTPADSAADPANAEGSSGVAAPATIRIGYQVIPNAELLAKALGLTEKAFPNSKIQYSSFDSGRDVNTAFAANGIDFGLAGSVPVAVGISQGLPYEVYFIHDVIGDAEALAVRNGIASTKDLAGKKVAVPFGSTTHFSLLALLEQDGVDSASLTLLDLQPQDLVAAWQRGDIDAAYVWEPHLTRLVSDGGQILTTSADLADRGVLTADVGLVHKDFAQNHTDALRQYIAVLDEAVEFYRTNPDEAAEALAKELGLTPEESLASSKGIIWLTSAEQADAKFLGTPDQPGDFADVLKDSAEFLVKQKAIDRAADITTFQQHLRNDTLKS, translated from the coding sequence ATGCCCCTCAGACGACGCCATTTTCTCTACAGCTTAGCCGGTGTCAGCCTGCCGCTAATTGCAGCAAGCTGCGCGCCCACCACTACCACTCCGGCTGATAGCGCCGCTGATCCGGCGAATGCTGAGGGTAGCTCCGGCGTCGCGGCTCCGGCAACAATTCGCATCGGTTACCAGGTAATTCCCAACGCTGAGCTGTTAGCCAAGGCCCTGGGGCTGACCGAAAAAGCTTTCCCTAACAGCAAGATTCAGTACTCCAGCTTTGACTCGGGGCGCGATGTCAATACTGCCTTTGCGGCCAACGGCATCGATTTTGGGCTAGCGGGGTCGGTGCCTGTGGCCGTCGGCATTTCTCAGGGGTTGCCCTACGAGGTGTATTTCATTCACGACGTGATTGGCGATGCCGAGGCTCTGGCGGTGCGCAACGGCATTGCCAGCACAAAAGATTTAGCGGGCAAGAAGGTGGCAGTTCCCTTTGGCTCTACTACCCACTTCAGTCTGCTGGCTCTGCTGGAGCAAGACGGCGTCGACTCTGCTAGTCTCACTCTGCTCGACTTGCAGCCCCAGGATTTGGTGGCCGCCTGGCAGCGGGGTGATATTGATGCCGCCTACGTGTGGGAGCCTCACCTCACCCGACTGGTCAGCGATGGCGGCCAGATTCTTACGACCTCTGCAGATTTGGCCGATCGCGGCGTACTCACCGCCGACGTGGGTCTAGTGCACAAAGACTTTGCCCAAAACCATACCGATGCGCTGCGCCAGTACATCGCCGTGCTAGATGAAGCGGTGGAGTTTTATCGTACCAACCCTGATGAAGCGGCTGAGGCCCTAGCCAAAGAGTTGGGTCTGACGCCAGAAGAATCGCTGGCCAGCTCTAAGGGCATCATCTGGCTCACTTCCGCAGAGCAGGCTGACGCGAAGTTTTTGGGCACTCCCGACCAGCCTGGTGACTTTGCCGATGTGCTGAAAGATTCTGCCGAATTTTTGGTGAAGCAAAAAGCGATTGATCGGGCCGCCGATATCACTACCTTTCAGCAACACCTGCGCAACGACACCCTCAAGTCTTAA
- a CDS encoding ABC transporter permease, with product MLTPATQTPVTPTLPTRRRWLAGDGWISLASVATVLGLWWVASHAGWVSPLFLPTPEAVLKAFVDIVVNGYKGVPLLFHIWESLYRLGVALILAVLIAVPLGMACGAFDKLRAVIEPLIEFYRPLPPLAYYTLLVIWLGIENASKIALLFLAAFAPLFIAAVAGVQRVPRDRILGSQSLGANRWQIFRYVIFPSVLPDLFTGLRTAIGFAYTTLVAAEMVAAVSGIGWMVLDASKFLRSDVIFVGIFIMGGIAVALDWLLRWVMRSHLTWVGRE from the coding sequence ATGCTCACCCCCGCTACCCAAACCCCAGTCACGCCAACGCTCCCCACCCGGCGGCGGTGGTTGGCTGGTGACGGCTGGATTTCTCTGGCCTCGGTGGCAACGGTGCTGGGGTTGTGGTGGGTGGCGAGCCACGCGGGCTGGGTGAGTCCGTTATTTTTGCCGACCCCAGAGGCGGTGCTAAAAGCCTTTGTGGACATTGTGGTGAATGGCTACAAAGGCGTGCCGCTGCTCTTTCACATTTGGGAAAGCCTCTATCGGCTGGGGGTAGCGCTGATTTTAGCGGTGCTGATTGCAGTGCCGTTGGGCATGGCCTGCGGAGCTTTCGACAAACTGCGGGCTGTGATTGAGCCGCTGATCGAGTTCTATCGCCCCCTGCCGCCCCTGGCTTATTACACCCTGCTGGTGATTTGGCTAGGCATTGAGAATGCCTCGAAGATTGCCCTACTCTTCTTGGCGGCCTTTGCGCCCCTGTTCATCGCTGCGGTGGCGGGGGTGCAGCGAGTGCCCCGCGATCGCATTCTCGGCTCCCAATCTTTGGGGGCCAACCGCTGGCAAATCTTTCGCTACGTGATTTTTCCCTCGGTGCTGCCAGATTTATTTACCGGGCTGCGCACGGCGATCGGTTTTGCCTACACCACTCTAGTTGCCGCCGAAATGGTCGCCGCCGTCTCCGGCATCGGCTGGATGGTGCTCGACGCCAGCAAATTTCTGCGTAGCGATGTCATCTTTGTCGGCATTTTCATCATGGGCGGCATTGCCGTGGCATTGGACTGGCTGCTGCGCTGGGTGATGCGATCGCACCTGACCTGGGTGGGTAGGGAGTGA
- a CDS encoding aliphatic sulfonate ABC transporter substrate-binding protein, translated as MLRFRSLRFSSLQIRPLSRMARRQWLRGMLAITTAFCVAVLNSCAQPSPSSDAASSGATAAAVPSAVRIDFAYYNPVSLVLKAKGWLEEDLAKDNVNVEWVQSQGSNKALELLNSRSIDFGSTAGAAALLGKANGNPIKSVYIYSKPEWTALVTRPDTGISKVEDLKGKKVAATKGTDPHIFLLRALDQVGLSESDLEVVQLQHADGRTALERGDVDAWAGLDPHMAKTELEQGSKLFFRNPDLNTYGFLNVREEFANTHPAYVERVLAAYEKARQWSLENPAELESILAEAAGLEKNVAAKQLERTDLTNSVIGTIHKDTITAAGDVLKKSGVVPANTDVNAVVDSLVDPQFIEKVAAR; from the coding sequence ATGCTCCGGTTTCGTAGTCTTCGATTTTCGTCCCTACAGATTCGCCCCCTCAGCCGGATGGCTAGGCGGCAGTGGCTGCGAGGCATGTTAGCCATCACTACCGCCTTTTGCGTAGCGGTGCTGAACAGTTGCGCCCAACCCTCTCCCAGCAGCGACGCCGCTAGTTCAGGGGCTACCGCTGCCGCAGTGCCCAGCGCAGTGCGGATAGATTTTGCCTACTACAACCCCGTTAGCCTAGTGCTCAAAGCCAAAGGCTGGCTAGAAGAAGACCTAGCCAAAGACAACGTCAATGTGGAATGGGTGCAGAGCCAGGGCAGTAACAAAGCCCTAGAACTGCTCAACAGCCGCAGCATTGACTTTGGCTCCACTGCCGGGGCCGCTGCCCTGCTGGGCAAAGCCAACGGCAACCCGATCAAGTCGGTCTACATCTACTCCAAACCCGAGTGGACGGCCCTGGTCACCCGCCCCGACACCGGCATCAGCAAAGTCGAAGACCTGAAAGGCAAAAAGGTGGCCGCTACCAAGGGCACCGACCCCCATATCTTCTTGCTGCGCGCCCTCGACCAAGTGGGGCTCTCTGAAAGCGATCTCGAAGTCGTGCAGCTGCAGCACGCCGACGGCAGAACAGCCCTAGAGCGCGGCGATGTCGATGCCTGGGCTGGCCTTGACCCCCACATGGCCAAAACCGAGCTAGAGCAGGGGTCTAAACTCTTCTTCCGCAACCCCGACCTCAACACCTACGGCTTTCTCAACGTGCGGGAAGAGTTTGCCAACACCCACCCCGCCTACGTAGAGCGCGTGCTAGCCGCCTACGAAAAAGCTCGCCAGTGGTCGCTCGAAAACCCGGCAGAACTCGAATCAATTCTCGCCGAAGCAGCGGGCCTAGAGAAAAACGTGGCCGCCAAACAGCTCGAGCGCACCGACCTGACCAACAGCGTAATTGGCACCATCCACAAAGACACCATCACCGCCGCCGGAGACGTGCTGAAAAAGAGCGGCGTGGTGCCCGCTAATACTGATGTGAATGCCGTTGTGGATTCCTTAGTCGACCCGCAGTTTATCGAAAAAGTCGCAGCCCGGTAG
- a CDS encoding peroxidase-related enzyme (This protein belongs to a clade of uncharacterized proteins related to peroxidases such as the alkylhydroperoxidase AhpD.): protein MTQSLTPPAPTLSSVKPVSWLNVPDEASLPADIQAIFADQRKKLGLVHPYFKGFSLIPEHLRLWFNYYRELMYGEGELSAKEREIIAVVSSATNHCQSCVTTHKAALREVTGDAAFADDLVTNRENLELTPREQALADFAVLISQLARDLDPLELEPLRAVGLSDRAILEAAEIAAQFGLSNRLTKAFGWQVGPEYDQLFR from the coding sequence ATGACTCAATCCCTCACTCCACCCGCTCCAACCCTGTCCTCAGTTAAACCGGTCTCCTGGCTGAACGTGCCCGATGAGGCCAGTCTGCCTGCCGATATTCAGGCCATCTTTGCCGATCAGCGGAAAAAGCTTGGCCTGGTGCATCCCTACTTCAAAGGGTTTTCGCTGATTCCTGAGCACCTGCGGCTGTGGTTCAACTACTACCGCGAGCTGATGTATGGCGAAGGCGAACTCTCTGCAAAAGAGCGCGAAATTATTGCCGTCGTTTCTTCTGCCACTAACCACTGCCAGTCCTGCGTCACCACCCACAAAGCGGCGCTGCGAGAAGTGACCGGCGATGCCGCCTTTGCCGATGACCTGGTGACCAATCGCGAAAATTTAGAGCTGACCCCGCGCGAGCAAGCCCTGGCCGACTTTGCAGTGCTGATCAGTCAGCTCGCCCGCGACCTAGATCCATTGGAGCTAGAGCCGCTGAGGGCGGTAGGGTTGAGCGATCGCGCCATCCTCGAAGCCGCTGAAATTGCCGCCCAGTTTGGCCTCTCTAATCGACTCACCAAAGCCTTCGGTTGGCAAGTTGGCCCCGAGTACGACCAGCTCTTTCGCTAG
- a CDS encoding acyl-CoA dehydrogenase family protein: MPVLERLDKSSILATAAALAQELAASAVERDRTAGIPTLEVSRLRDLGLLPLVVPQEYGGAGADLVTLYQVVKELAKADGSIGQLYVNHIGLVTLAHSLGTVAQKERDYRGTAQHQWFWGNAINTRDERLKLTPDGEGFRLNGEKGFGTGIPAADRWVFSAVQDGVELPLFLAIPSDRDGVTIQDDWDNVGQRRTASNSLSFNNVWVAPDEIYGPAPDPDGAFATLPGPVAQLGKTYVYLGIAEAALQAARQYTQAKSRPWITSGVSGITLDPYVLHHYGDLWVQLEAANQLAASVAPLVQAAWDKGDALTHEERGEVAVRVGAAKAFASKVGLEIANRIFEVTGSRATATAYGFDRYWRDLRTFTLHDPADYKLRDTGNWFLNGVYPTPTQYS, translated from the coding sequence ATGCCCGTCCTCGAACGCCTCGACAAATCCAGCATTCTCGCCACCGCTGCGGCCCTGGCTCAGGAGCTAGCGGCTAGTGCGGTGGAGCGCGATCGCACCGCCGGCATTCCTACATTAGAAGTGTCTCGCCTGCGAGACCTTGGCCTGTTGCCCCTCGTTGTGCCCCAGGAATATGGCGGGGCCGGAGCCGATTTAGTCACCTTATATCAGGTGGTCAAAGAACTTGCTAAGGCCGATGGCTCCATTGGCCAGCTCTACGTCAACCACATCGGTCTTGTCACCCTGGCCCATTCCCTCGGCACCGTGGCGCAAAAAGAGCGCGACTATCGCGGTACCGCCCAGCACCAGTGGTTTTGGGGCAACGCCATCAACACCCGCGACGAGCGGCTCAAGCTTACCCCCGACGGCGAGGGCTTTCGGCTGAATGGCGAAAAGGGGTTTGGTACCGGCATTCCTGCCGCCGATCGCTGGGTGTTTTCGGCGGTGCAAGACGGCGTCGAGCTGCCCTTGTTTTTGGCGATTCCGAGCGATCGCGATGGTGTCACCATCCAGGACGACTGGGACAACGTTGGCCAGCGCCGCACCGCCAGCAACAGCCTCAGCTTCAATAACGTTTGGGTCGCACCCGACGAAATCTATGGCCCAGCCCCCGATCCCGATGGGGCCTTTGCCACCCTGCCCGGCCCCGTAGCTCAGCTCGGCAAAACCTACGTTTATCTGGGCATTGCCGAAGCCGCGCTCCAGGCCGCCCGCCAGTACACCCAAGCCAAAAGCCGCCCCTGGATCACCTCTGGGGTCAGCGGCATTACCCTCGACCCCTACGTACTGCACCACTACGGCGATCTATGGGTGCAACTAGAGGCCGCTAACCAACTGGCCGCTAGCGTGGCCCCACTGGTCCAGGCCGCCTGGGACAAAGGCGACGCCCTCACCCACGAAGAACGGGGAGAAGTGGCGGTGCGGGTCGGGGCCGCCAAAGCCTTTGCTAGCAAAGTAGGGCTAGAGATTGCCAACCGCATCTTTGAAGTCACCGGCAGCCGTGCCACCGCCACCGCCTACGGGTTCGATCGCTACTGGCGCGACCTGCGCACCTTCACCCTCCACGACCCCGCCGACTACAAGCTGCGCGACACCGGCAACTGGTTCCTCAACGGCGTCTACCCCACCCCCACCCAATATTCCTAA
- the ssuD gene encoding FMNH2-dependent alkanesulfonate monooxygenase: MSLDIHWFIPTHGDGRYLGTAVGGRAITADYLRQLAGAIDQLGYAGALLPTGKSCEDAWITAASLIAATKRMKFLVAIRPGISSPGMAARMAATFDRISKGRLLVNVVTGGDPYELAADGLHLDKQQRYELTDEFLEVWRGVMQQQVVDFEGKHLTVKGSKLLFPPVQDPYPPLYFGGSSPIAKEIAAKHVDLYLTWGEPPAQVAEKIAEVRQLAEAHGRTLRFGIRLHVIVRETNAQAWDAANDLIRYLDDDTIAAAQKALAHADSEGQRRMVALHGGRRDSLEISPNLWAGVGLVRGGAGTALVGDPDTVAQRMQEYIDLGIDTFIFSGYPHLEEAYRFAELVFPKLPLENLPTAAPSRYVSPLGEIMANDKVPAPAS, translated from the coding sequence ATGAGCCTCGACATTCACTGGTTTATACCGACCCACGGCGACGGCCGCTACCTAGGCACCGCTGTGGGAGGTCGCGCCATCACCGCCGACTATCTGCGGCAGCTGGCTGGTGCGATCGATCAGCTGGGCTACGCTGGGGCGCTGCTGCCCACCGGCAAATCCTGCGAAGACGCCTGGATCACCGCCGCCTCATTGATCGCAGCCACCAAGCGCATGAAGTTCCTAGTGGCGATTCGCCCCGGCATCAGCTCCCCCGGCATGGCCGCCCGCATGGCAGCAACCTTCGATCGCATCTCCAAGGGCCGACTGCTGGTCAACGTTGTCACTGGCGGCGACCCCTACGAGCTAGCCGCCGATGGCCTGCACCTCGACAAGCAACAGCGCTACGAACTCACCGACGAATTTCTCGAAGTCTGGCGCGGCGTCATGCAGCAGCAGGTGGTGGATTTTGAGGGCAAGCACCTGACGGTGAAAGGTTCAAAGCTGCTGTTTCCCCCGGTGCAAGACCCCTACCCGCCGCTGTATTTCGGCGGCTCCTCACCGATCGCCAAAGAAATTGCCGCCAAGCACGTAGACCTCTACCTCACCTGGGGCGAACCCCCGGCCCAGGTGGCCGAAAAAATTGCCGAAGTACGCCAGCTCGCTGAAGCCCACGGACGCACCCTGCGCTTCGGCATTCGCCTCCACGTCATCGTGCGCGAAACCAATGCCCAAGCCTGGGACGCCGCCAACGACCTAATTCGCTATTTGGATGACGACACCATCGCCGCCGCCCAAAAAGCCCTAGCCCACGCCGACTCCGAAGGCCAGCGCCGCATGGTCGCCCTCCACGGCGGTCGCCGCGACAGCCTCGAAATTAGCCCCAACCTTTGGGCCGGCGTTGGCCTGGTGCGCGGCGGAGCCGGCACCGCCCTGGTTGGCGACCCCGACACCGTCGCCCAGCGCATGCAGGAATACATCGACCTGGGCATCGACACCTTTATCTTCTCCGGCTACCCCCACCTCGAAGAAGCCTACCGCTTCGCCGAACTCGTATTCCCCAAACTACCCCTGGAGAACCTGCCCACGGCAGCCCCCAGCCGCTACGTCAGCCCACTGGGCGAGATTATGGCCAACGATAAGGTGCCTGCTCCAGCCAGTTAG